In one window of Gorilla gorilla gorilla isolate KB3781 chromosome 2, NHGRI_mGorGor1-v2.1_pri, whole genome shotgun sequence DNA:
- the TMEM43 gene encoding transmembrane protein 43, whose product MAANYSSSSTRREHVKVKTSSQPGFLERLSETSGGMFVGLMAFLLSFYLIFTNEGRALKTATSLAEGLSLVVSPDSIHSVAPENEGRLVHIIGALRTSKLLSDPNYGVHLPAVKLQRHVEMYQWVETEESREYTEDGQVKKETRYSYNTEWRSEIINSKNFDREIGHKNPSAMAVESFTATAPFVQIGRFFLSSGLIDKVDNFKSLSLSKLEDPHVDIIRRGDFFYHSENPKYPEVGDLRVSFSYAGLSGDDPDLGPAHVVTVIARQRGDQLVPFSTKSGDTLLLLHHGDFSAEEVFHRELRSNSMKTWGLRAAGWMAMFMGLNLMTRILYTLVDWFPVFRDLVNIGLKAFAFCVATSLTLLTVAAGWLFYRPLWALLIAGLSLVPILVAQTRVPAKKLE is encoded by the exons ATGGCCGCGAAT tattCCAGTTCCAGTACCCGGAGAGAACATGTCAAAGTTAAAACCAGCTCCCAGCCAGGCTTCCTGGAACGGCTGAGCGAGACCTCGGGTGGGATGTTCGTGGGGCTCATGGCCTTCCTGCTCTCCTTCTACCTAATTTTCACCAATGAG GGCCGCGCGTTGAAGACGGCAACCTCATTGGCTGAGGGGCTCTCGCTTGTGGTGTCCCCCGACAGCATCCACAGTGTGGCTCCGGAGAATGAAGGAAGGCTGGTGCACATCATTGGCGCCTTACGGACATCCAAG CTTTTGTCTGATCCAAACTATGGGGTCCATCTTCCAGCCGTGAAACTGCAGAGGCACGTGGAGATGTACCAATGGGTAGAAACTGAGGAGTCCAG GGAGTACACCGAGGATGGGCAGGTGAAGAAGGAGACGAGGTATTCCTACA ACACCGAATGGAGGTCAGAAATCATCAACAGCAAAAACTTCGACCGAGAGATTGGCCACAAAAACCCCAG TGCCATGGCAGTGGAGTCATTCACGGCAACAGCCCCCTTTGTCCAAATTGGCAGGTTTTTCCTCTCGTCAG GCCTCATCGACAAAGTCGACAACTTCAAGTCCCTGAGCCTGTCCAAGCTGGAGGACCCTCATGTGGACATCATTCGCCGTGGAGACTTTTTCTACCACAGCGAAAATCCCAAGTATCCAGAG GTGGGAGACTTGCGTGTCTCCTTTTCCTATGCTGGACTGAGCGGCGATGACCCTGACCTGGGCCCAGCTCACGTG GTCACTGTGATTGCCCGGCAGCGGGGTGACCAGCTAGTCCCATTCTCCACCAAGTCTGGGGATACCTTACTGCTCCTGCACCACGGGGACTTCTCAGCAGAG GAGGTGTTTCATAGAGAACTAAGGAGCAACTCCATGAAGACCTGGGGCCTGCGGGCAGCCGGCTGGATGGCCATGTTCATGGGCCTCAACCTTATGACACGGATCCTCTACACCTTGG TGGACTGGTTTCCTGTTTTCCGAGACCTGGTCAACATTGGCCTGAAAGCCTTTGCCTTCTGTGTGGCCACCTCGCTGACCCTGCTGACGGTGGCGGCTGGCTGGCTCTTCTACCGACCCCTGTGGGCCCTCCTCATTGCCGGCCTGTCCCTCGTGCCCATCCTTGTTGCGCAGACACGGGTGCCAGCCAAAAAGTTGGAGTGA